A section of the Castanea sativa cultivar Marrone di Chiusa Pesio chromosome 12, ASM4071231v1 genome encodes:
- the LOC142620257 gene encoding uncharacterized protein LOC142620257 — protein MRLDDAKGRWVKELPHVLWTYRTTPRRSTGETPFSITYRVEAMIPLEIGFPTLRTSSFVPSSNDGLLEKSLDLVEERREVAVVQLAYYQHKLKRGYDAHVKLRPLAPGDLVLRKVLGTAKNLAWGKLEPTWEGLYRITSVAGIGAYRLEDLDGKSCTASLECK, from the coding sequence ATGAGGCTAGATGATGCAAAGGGAAGATGGGTGAAGgaattgccacatgttttgtggacataCCGAACTACTCCtcgaagatccacaggagagACACCCTTCTCCATAACTTATAGGGTCGAGGCTATGATCCCTTTGGAGATTGGGTTTCCGACGTTGAGGACAAGTTCCTTTGTCCCAAGCAGTAACGATGGTTTGTTAGAGAAAAGTCTAGatctagttgaggaacggcgagaggtcGCCGTAgttcagctagcttattatcagcacAAGCTGAAaagaggatatgatgctcatgtgaagctaaggccactagcgcctggaGACTTAGTACTGAGGAAAGTCTTGGGTACTGCCAAGAACCTAGCGTGGGGAAAGCTAGAACCTACTTGGGAAGGGCTATACCGAATCACTTCTGTGGCGGGCATAGGGGCATATCGTCTAGAAGACTTAGATGGAAAAAGTTGTACGgcgtccttggaatgtaaataa